One genomic region from Oceanicoccus sp. KOV_DT_Chl encodes:
- a CDS encoding ABC transporter permease: protein MRVRAHTANSSTHHYSAPAGLRSFAILLISGLFCLALADIEITHRSPMLELNRMLSGLLSPQLLPWPELFDALFQTLSYAVLAVSSAAVCGFLLSFLYQRTIIRISCTFIRSVHELFWGLVFIQLFGIHPLTGFLAIAIPYSGIFAKVFAEIREEHQSLCQLPPHSDSVSRFFYGHWPQLVPHFASYIRYRMECGLRSSTILGFIGLPTLGFHLETAFMQGMYSQTAGLLLLFYGLIATLPFWLRFKALPFYCLLALWYLWPQHAMYGASLAVFFADITPAPFTNGANTSPTLLPWLTAITTQELLPGVINTLVLSQVALLFTALLAMVLFPLVSQRFFALPIRLTGHGLLIFLRSTPELIIAFALLILLGPSMLPAIIALAIHNGAIIANLVGRQTDQIQLRLDASKGFHRYSFEILPRIYGPFLALLCYRWEVILRESAILGILGIHTLGFFIDSAFERFALDVALLLIIVSALLNICVDQGSRLLRHRLHLPDNLQSQTTYAAK from the coding sequence TAATCAGCGGACTGTTTTGTTTAGCGTTGGCAGATATTGAAATCACCCACCGTAGCCCCATGCTGGAACTTAACCGCATGTTGAGCGGCCTACTTTCTCCGCAACTACTGCCGTGGCCTGAATTATTTGATGCACTTTTTCAAACCTTAAGTTACGCCGTGCTGGCGGTTAGCAGCGCCGCTGTCTGCGGCTTTCTGCTCAGTTTTTTATATCAACGCACCATCATCCGAATAAGCTGCACATTCATTCGCTCAGTGCATGAATTATTTTGGGGCTTAGTCTTTATTCAACTTTTTGGCATTCATCCACTCACTGGTTTTTTAGCGATTGCCATTCCTTACAGCGGTATCTTTGCCAAAGTGTTTGCCGAAATACGCGAAGAGCATCAAAGCCTCTGCCAGCTGCCGCCCCATAGCGATAGTGTCAGTCGATTTTTTTATGGCCACTGGCCACAATTAGTGCCGCACTTCGCCAGTTACATCCGCTATCGAATGGAGTGCGGTCTGCGCTCCAGTACGATTCTCGGTTTTATCGGCTTACCCACGCTGGGCTTTCATTTGGAAACCGCTTTTATGCAAGGCATGTACAGTCAAACCGCAGGCCTATTACTACTATTCTACGGCCTGATCGCCACTCTGCCGTTCTGGCTCCGTTTTAAAGCATTACCTTTTTATTGTCTGCTAGCCCTGTGGTATTTATGGCCACAACACGCCATGTACGGTGCATCTTTAGCGGTTTTTTTTGCTGACATCACCCCGGCCCCGTTTACCAATGGCGCTAACACATCGCCAACATTGCTACCCTGGCTCACTGCGATCACTACCCAAGAGCTACTACCGGGCGTAATCAACACACTGGTACTAAGTCAAGTTGCTTTATTATTTACTGCCTTGTTAGCCATGGTTTTATTCCCGTTGGTCAGCCAGCGTTTTTTTGCCCTACCTATACGACTAACGGGCCACGGCCTACTCATTTTTTTACGGTCGACGCCGGAGCTGATCATTGCCTTCGCGCTATTAATACTACTGGGGCCGTCAATGTTACCCGCCATTATTGCGCTAGCAATTCACAACGGTGCCATAATCGCCAATCTAGTGGGTCGGCAAACTGATCAAATTCAACTACGACTGGATGCCAGCAAAGGTTTCCATCGCTATAGCTTTGAAATATTACCCAGAATCTACGGCCCTTTCCTCGCGCTGCTCTGCTATCGCTGGGAAGTTATCTTAAGAGAATCAGCCATCCTCGGTATTTTGGGTATTCACACGCTGGGGTTTTTTATCGACAGCGCTTTTGAACGGTTTGCGTTAGATGTCGCCCTGCTATTAATTATCGTCAGCGCCCTATTAAATATTTGCGTCGATCAAGGTTCACGATTGCTACGGCATCGCCTGCATTTACCGGATAATCTACAATCGCAAACCACTTATGCCGCCAAATAG
- a CDS encoding MarR family winged helix-turn-helix transcriptional regulator, translating to MEMSIRKADLTPEHATEQQTYHLTGDQQCYIELWQQLMLCSKKLEQEISNRFRKQFKQSLIRYELLSQLDEGKWLAIGKVAQQLISSNGNITKLVDRMYSEELLIRRRNQHDKRIIEIGLSEKGQQLLIEMNRAHGEWTQSLLSSRVADKEARQLLELWQRANQAG from the coding sequence ATGGAAATGTCGATCAGAAAAGCGGATTTAACTCCCGAACATGCCACCGAACAACAAACCTATCATCTCACAGGAGATCAGCAATGCTATATAGAGCTCTGGCAACAATTAATGCTGTGCTCAAAAAAACTGGAACAGGAAATCAGCAACCGTTTTCGCAAACAATTCAAACAAAGCCTGATTCGTTACGAGCTGCTATCTCAACTCGATGAAGGCAAGTGGCTAGCTATTGGCAAAGTCGCGCAGCAATTAATTTCTTCCAACGGTAACATCACCAAATTAGTAGACCGTATGTATTCAGAAGAATTATTAATTCGTCGCCGCAATCAACACGATAAGCGTATTATTGAAATTGGCCTTTCAGAAAAAGGGCAACAATTACTAATAGAAATGAACCGCGCGCATGGCGAATGGACCCAATCATTATTATCTTCCAGGGTCGCTGATAAAGAAGCCAGACAGTTACTGGAACTTTGGCAGCGCGCCAATCAGGCCGGCTAA
- the gorA gene encoding glutathione-disulfide reductase — protein MNNNQYDYDLFVIGAGSGGVRASRMAAAFGAKVAVAEDRYMGGTCVNVGCVPKKLYVYASQFSNAFKDARGFGWDSNTPQFEWATLRDNKITEISRLNSVYDSMLGNAGVEVINGRARFIDNHTVDVNGKQFTAERILLATGTWPFIPNFPGSEYAISSNEIFDLKTFPKRLLVVGGGYIAVEFAGIFNGLGAQTTQLYRGPLFLRGFDEDIRHFAAKEIAASGVDLRFNSNIAAIEKLADDSLRAILEDGSSIDCDAILYATGRKPHIQDVGFDRVNVALNDDGTIKVNDEFQTSEASIYALGDITGGMELTPVALAEGMALAKTLYNNEPTQVDYDTIATAVFCQPNIGTCGLSEQQATEKYTDIAVYESNFRAMKHTIGGRSERTYMKLIVDKKTDRVVGIHMVGEDAGEIIQGMAIAMKAGATKAIFDSTIGIHPTAAEEFVTMRTARAS, from the coding sequence GTGAACAACAACCAATACGACTACGACCTATTTGTTATCGGCGCCGGTTCCGGCGGCGTTCGCGCCAGTCGCATGGCCGCGGCTTTTGGAGCAAAAGTCGCCGTCGCGGAAGATCGCTATATGGGCGGCACCTGTGTCAACGTCGGCTGTGTTCCTAAAAAACTTTATGTATACGCCTCACAGTTCTCAAATGCGTTTAAAGATGCTCGCGGTTTTGGCTGGGACAGCAATACTCCACAGTTTGAATGGGCAACCTTGCGGGATAATAAAATTACCGAAATCTCACGCTTGAACAGTGTTTATGATTCCATGCTGGGTAATGCCGGGGTTGAAGTCATTAACGGCCGCGCCCGCTTTATCGACAATCACACGGTAGACGTTAACGGCAAGCAATTTACTGCCGAACGTATTTTATTAGCGACTGGCACCTGGCCTTTTATTCCAAATTTTCCTGGCAGTGAATATGCGATTAGCTCGAATGAAATATTCGATTTAAAAACTTTTCCTAAGCGATTGTTAGTCGTCGGCGGCGGTTATATCGCCGTAGAATTTGCCGGTATCTTTAACGGCTTAGGCGCCCAAACTACGCAACTGTATCGCGGGCCATTATTCCTGCGCGGTTTTGATGAAGACATTAGACACTTTGCCGCCAAAGAAATCGCCGCCTCTGGTGTAGATTTGCGTTTCAATAGCAATATCGCTGCTATCGAAAAACTGGCTGATGACAGTTTACGCGCCATACTTGAAGACGGCAGCAGCATTGATTGCGATGCCATCCTTTATGCCACTGGCCGCAAACCGCATATTCAGGATGTCGGTTTTGATCGCGTCAATGTGGCACTCAATGACGACGGCACCATCAAAGTCAACGACGAGTTTCAAACCAGTGAAGCCAGTATTTATGCATTGGGCGATATCACCGGAGGCATGGAACTCACGCCGGTAGCACTGGCCGAAGGCATGGCGCTGGCAAAAACGTTATACAACAACGAGCCGACGCAGGTCGATTACGACACCATTGCAACTGCCGTTTTTTGCCAACCAAATATCGGGACCTGTGGCTTAAGCGAACAGCAGGCGACAGAAAAATATACTGATATCGCAGTGTACGAATCCAACTTTCGGGCAATGAAACACACGATTGGCGGCCGCTCTGAACGCACCTATATGAAATTAATTGTCGACAAAAAAACTGATCGGGTCGTCGGTATTCATATGGTCGGAGAAGATGCCGGCGAAATTATTCAGGGCATGGCGATAGCAATGAAAGCGGGCGCCACCAAAGCCATTTTCGATAGCACTATCGGCATTCATCCTACCGCTGCAGAAGAATTTGTCACCATGCGCACCGCACGAGCTTCCTAA
- a CDS encoding GlxA family transcriptional regulator has protein sequence MSHQITVLALPHTSGTSVMGVVDLFAIANRIAERINDSPEPLFKLRVVSLDGLPMVCSNGYQVAVDGSVADISSSDIVYISAFTIATRSELEAAIPRWQVILPWLRQHGPDQNLIATSCSGSFLLAEAGLLDGQPATTAWWLAKYFVERYPEVRFDPDAICTVAENIVCGAATTSYQDVCLAVIERFGGKHFARLAAKYMMVDNQRRSQAPYAILSLIENDDKVVAKAEGWIRANLNQEFSIEQVADFAAVSPRTLIRRFQKNLGESPQSFTQKLRVEKCKTLLETTQLKFGEIVVRCGYSDESAFRRLFKRHCQLSPRDYRRRFNTATAD, from the coding sequence GTGTCACATCAAATCACAGTACTGGCATTGCCACACACCAGTGGAACGTCGGTGATGGGCGTAGTAGATTTATTTGCCATTGCCAATCGTATTGCCGAACGGATTAATGACAGCCCGGAGCCGTTGTTCAAATTGCGCGTTGTGTCATTAGACGGCCTGCCGATGGTGTGCTCAAATGGCTACCAAGTGGCAGTTGATGGCTCCGTGGCGGATATCTCCAGCAGCGATATCGTGTATATTTCGGCGTTTACTATCGCTACGCGCTCTGAGCTAGAGGCTGCAATACCGCGTTGGCAGGTTATTCTACCTTGGCTGCGACAACACGGCCCAGATCAGAATTTAATTGCGACCAGTTGCAGTGGCAGTTTTCTGTTAGCTGAAGCGGGCTTGTTGGATGGCCAGCCGGCAACCACGGCCTGGTGGCTGGCTAAATATTTTGTCGAACGTTATCCCGAGGTGCGCTTTGATCCCGATGCCATTTGTACAGTGGCGGAGAATATTGTCTGCGGTGCTGCCACCACCTCGTATCAGGATGTCTGCCTGGCAGTGATCGAGCGCTTTGGCGGCAAACATTTTGCGCGCTTGGCGGCCAAGTACATGATGGTTGATAATCAGCGGCGCTCGCAGGCACCCTATGCGATTTTGTCGCTGATTGAAAATGATGACAAAGTGGTGGCCAAGGCTGAAGGTTGGATCAGAGCAAATTTAAATCAGGAATTTAGTATTGAACAGGTCGCTGATTTTGCCGCGGTTAGCCCGCGCACCTTAATCCGACGTTTTCAAAAAAACCTGGGCGAATCACCGCAATCTTTTACGCAAAAACTGCGGGTCGAAAAATGCAAAACTTTACTGGAAACTACCCAGCTTAAATTCGGTGAAATAGTAGTGCGCTGTGGATACAGTGATGAAAGCGCTTTTAGGCGTTTGTTTAAAAGGCATTGCCAGTTATCGCCGCGTGATTATCGGCGGCGCTTTAATACCGCCACTGCAGATTAA
- the mnmH gene encoding tRNA 2-selenouridine(34) synthase MnmH gives MSTVESDREYFRQLFLNDTPFLDVRAELEFAKGAFPTSFNEPILRDDERHQVGTCYKQQGQDQAIKLGHQLVSGETKAERITRWCQFANSHADVHVYCWRGGMRSNLSRQWMAEAGINVPLIAGGYKALRHVLLDEIDRAAHTPMIIVGGKTGSAKTPLINALEYGIDLEGLAHHRGSSFGRRVQEPPAQATFENCLAIELLKKRQRQEDFSHWFFEDESRMVGPTSLPHNLWLAMEHASIVVVDMPVEFRVQHILQEYVIDMLAEHQAAAADDGFEHYRQYLLASLFRIKKRLGSERYQQLSAVMSAAIDQQQVSGDVTAHEAWIRTLLVEYYDPMYEYQLSKKQQRVVYTGDYQQVLEWCVAR, from the coding sequence ATGAGCACAGTAGAGTCGGACCGCGAATACTTTCGTCAGTTGTTTTTAAATGACACGCCGTTTCTCGATGTGCGCGCCGAGTTGGAGTTTGCCAAAGGTGCGTTCCCCACATCATTCAATGAGCCGATATTGCGTGATGATGAGCGTCACCAGGTCGGTACCTGTTATAAGCAGCAAGGGCAAGATCAGGCAATTAAATTAGGTCACCAGCTGGTTAGCGGTGAAACCAAAGCGGAGCGCATTACGCGTTGGTGCCAGTTTGCCAACAGCCATGCCGATGTCCATGTGTATTGTTGGCGCGGCGGTATGCGCTCTAATTTATCCCGGCAGTGGATGGCCGAGGCGGGAATTAATGTCCCCTTGATTGCTGGCGGCTATAAAGCGTTGCGGCATGTGCTGCTGGACGAGATTGACCGGGCAGCGCACACCCCCATGATTATTGTCGGCGGTAAAACAGGCTCTGCCAAAACGCCATTAATCAATGCGCTGGAATACGGCATCGATCTGGAAGGCCTCGCTCATCATCGCGGCTCCAGCTTTGGACGGCGGGTACAGGAGCCTCCCGCACAGGCGACGTTTGAAAATTGTCTGGCAATAGAATTATTGAAAAAGCGGCAGCGGCAAGAAGATTTTTCGCATTGGTTTTTTGAAGATGAAAGCCGCATGGTGGGCCCAACCAGTTTACCTCACAATCTTTGGCTGGCGATGGAGCATGCCTCAATTGTTGTAGTTGATATGCCGGTTGAATTTAGAGTGCAGCATATCCTGCAGGAGTATGTGATTGATATGCTAGCGGAACATCAGGCGGCAGCGGCGGATGATGGTTTTGAACATTATCGACAATATTTATTAGCCAGTTTATTTCGCATTAAAAAACGTTTGGGTTCCGAGCGCTACCAACAATTGTCCGCCGTGATGAGTGCGGCCATAGACCAGCAACAAGTATCGGGTGATGTCACAGCCCACGAAGCGTGGATTCGCACGTTGTTGGTCGAGTATTACGACCCCATGTATGAATATCAGCTCAGTAAAAAACAACAACGTGTGGTTTATACTGGAGATTATCAGCAGGTGTTGGAGTGGTGTGTGGCGCGGTGA
- a CDS encoding PEP-CTERM sorting domain-containing protein, with amino-acid sequence MDALARILILLPATILSLQLQAGMITLDQWNSTELQASGDAINMSWTDGGHTLSIQWLNGASPDLVSPGGVDKIGFNYDGTLTFAAGTAGWGVAPGGSNIADFGTFNVRYREPGSSDGLIAAIELTFVEQLFDANFFTNSDGNTAVAHVRYDNDCSGFVGDGGPATAAGSNASCGGPITVPEPSSLALLALGLISLAYSRKVFNS; translated from the coding sequence ATGGACGCCCTAGCAAGAATTCTCATTTTACTACCAGCCACCATACTCTCATTGCAGCTTCAAGCGGGCATGATTACCCTTGATCAGTGGAACAGCACCGAGCTACAAGCCTCTGGTGATGCTATCAATATGTCCTGGACAGATGGCGGTCACACACTGAGCATCCAATGGCTTAACGGTGCCAGCCCTGATCTGGTTAGCCCGGGAGGTGTTGATAAAATTGGTTTTAATTATGATGGCACACTCACGTTTGCTGCTGGAACCGCAGGCTGGGGCGTTGCTCCCGGCGGTTCTAACATTGCTGATTTCGGTACTTTTAATGTTCGTTATAGAGAACCCGGTTCCAGCGACGGCCTGATCGCTGCGATTGAGTTAACCTTTGTTGAACAACTTTTTGATGCCAACTTCTTTACCAATAGTGATGGTAATACCGCCGTCGCCCACGTTCGCTATGATAACGATTGTTCCGGGTTTGTAGGTGATGGCGGACCAGCAACCGCTGCGGGCTCAAACGCCAGTTGCGGCGGCCCTATAACAGTCCCTGAGCCTAGTTCTTTAGCCTTGCTAGCATTAGGGCTAATCTCTTTGGCTTATTCTAGAAAAGTATTCAATAGTTAA
- a CDS encoding radical SAM protein, with protein MDSDQFWAAPATTGGLKSYYRQYGQRWQQTRIELVHFRNDESIAQWQQQWLQQGLAIAQQAIALGQQPVAGFSFYTWNAAEFLALIRFLKQSCPELLIIAGGPHVQQAEDYLFDDPIDLISLGEGEASFQELLDCDGREQWHLIAGLAYLDKDGQLHKTSKRERTISLDELPSALDVMPLTDAQGEPLYESYSYETSRGCPFKCAFCEWGTGAIGGKMYQFSMARIRKDWELIIGAGVKDIWLADSNFGALKEDQAKAELICELKEKTGLPSSFATSWSKKHSPRVQEIALLLNRNGLLPHYQLALQTLTPKALELSNRKNMASNKYEPIAKEMAKAGVPIAAELIWGLPGDNLKDYERNLDSLLATFPNINIFGYTLLPGTEFYEKRAEYQIDAIPVAGYGKAKGEYVVGCHTFDRNEGIEGYFLISAHIILNHGHVMPLTVRYLALEGSVPVSPLLRSILRALIKGFEDQLVDFDLSDRMEVYEHRAPLYLAMLRQPAHCFSIIEATIFDWLSSHQASAPLIDAVSKTLQLDHAFCPRYGARQFYDIEVDFDGKAISQTLNEMDLPNKKMFSQPRHTLNITSPGGVGDFMKDPDGGSWVKGEFVEEQAIKLDEVVPVQIP; from the coding sequence ATGGACTCCGACCAATTTTGGGCGGCACCCGCCACCACCGGCGGACTCAAATCCTATTACCGACAATACGGTCAACGCTGGCAGCAAACCCGGATTGAACTGGTGCACTTTCGCAATGACGAGTCTATTGCACAATGGCAGCAACAGTGGTTGCAACAAGGCCTGGCCATTGCTCAACAGGCTATCGCTCTAGGTCAACAGCCGGTCGCTGGCTTTAGTTTTTATACCTGGAATGCTGCTGAATTTTTAGCGCTGATTCGGTTTTTAAAACAAAGCTGCCCCGAACTACTAATCATCGCTGGCGGCCCCCATGTGCAACAAGCCGAAGATTACCTGTTCGATGACCCCATTGACCTCATCTCTTTGGGTGAAGGCGAAGCCAGCTTTCAGGAATTACTCGATTGTGATGGCCGCGAGCAATGGCACCTCATTGCCGGTCTAGCGTATTTGGATAAGGATGGCCAGCTACATAAAACCAGTAAACGCGAAAGGACCATTTCATTGGATGAACTACCCTCAGCCCTGGACGTCATGCCACTGACAGACGCACAGGGGGAACCGCTTTACGAATCCTACTCCTACGAAACCAGTCGCGGCTGCCCATTTAAATGTGCTTTTTGTGAATGGGGCACCGGTGCGATCGGCGGCAAGATGTATCAATTTTCTATGGCCCGAATTCGCAAGGACTGGGAACTAATTATCGGCGCCGGGGTAAAAGATATCTGGTTAGCGGATTCCAATTTTGGCGCACTAAAAGAAGACCAGGCGAAAGCAGAATTAATTTGTGAACTAAAAGAAAAAACCGGCCTACCCTCAAGCTTCGCGACTAGCTGGTCAAAAAAACACAGCCCGCGCGTGCAGGAAATCGCACTACTGCTAAATCGTAATGGCCTGCTACCCCACTACCAACTAGCGCTGCAAACGCTGACACCTAAAGCGCTGGAATTAAGTAACCGCAAAAACATGGCCTCCAATAAATACGAGCCCATCGCCAAAGAGATGGCCAAAGCTGGCGTGCCGATTGCCGCCGAGTTAATCTGGGGCTTACCGGGAGATAACCTCAAGGACTACGAGCGCAATCTGGATAGTCTGTTAGCAACCTTTCCCAACATCAATATTTTTGGCTACACCTTATTACCCGGCACCGAATTCTACGAAAAACGCGCAGAGTATCAAATAGATGCCATCCCGGTTGCCGGCTACGGTAAGGCCAAAGGTGAATACGTGGTTGGCTGCCACACCTTTGATCGCAACGAAGGTATCGAAGGGTATTTTCTGATAAGCGCCCATATTATTTTAAATCACGGCCATGTTATGCCGCTGACCGTTCGCTATCTCGCTCTGGAAGGCAGCGTGCCAGTATCACCATTATTGCGCAGTATTTTACGCGCCTTAATCAAAGGCTTTGAAGATCAGTTAGTTGATTTTGATTTAAGCGACCGCATGGAAGTTTACGAACATCGCGCACCATTATATTTGGCGATGCTGCGACAACCCGCGCACTGCTTTAGTATTATCGAAGCCACGATTTTTGATTGGCTATCCAGCCACCAGGCTTCGGCACCACTTATCGACGCAGTGAGTAAAACGCTGCAACTTGATCACGCTTTCTGCCCCCGTTACGGCGCCAGACAGTTTTATGATATTGAAGTGGATTTTGACGGCAAAGCCATTTCTCAAACACTGAATGAAATGGACCTCCCTAATAAAAAAATGTTCTCGCAGCCACGGCATACGCTCAATATAACCAGTCCGGGTGGCGTAGGCGATTTTATGAAAGACCCTGACGGTGGCAGCTGGGTGAAAGGGGAATTTGTTGAAGAACAGGCAATTAAACTCGATGAAGTGGTGCCGGTACAAATACCATGA
- a CDS encoding transglutaminase-like cysteine peptidase, translating into MANKDPELLNNLKQIFYLVKNHFQQTPDQQEHWQMPPANYTGQQRIADDCDGFCLACRTLLRQRNIPNRLVYCEIDGGGHLVVEVNGWILDNRQKTVVPNTLLTEYRWLRISGFEARDSWREILL; encoded by the coding sequence ATGGCCAACAAAGACCCAGAATTGCTCAATAACTTAAAGCAGATTTTCTACCTGGTTAAAAACCACTTCCAACAAACCCCGGATCAACAGGAACACTGGCAAATGCCGCCGGCAAATTACACCGGGCAACAGCGAATAGCAGATGACTGCGATGGCTTTTGTCTCGCCTGCCGCACACTGCTGCGGCAACGAAATATTCCTAATCGACTGGTGTACTGCGAGATAGATGGTGGTGGCCATTTAGTGGTGGAGGTTAACGGCTGGATTTTGGACAACCGGCAAAAAACGGTAGTCCCTAATACACTGCTCACGGAGTATCGCTGGTTGCGTATTTCCGGGTTTGAAGCCCGCGATTCCTGGAGAGAAATATTGCTATAA
- a CDS encoding nuclear transport factor 2 family protein: MSKQDKMAAAPAAYLKALADQDLEAVMALYSDDAVVEDPVGSEPHVGKDAVRAFYKGVVEFELDPVLTGQVRISANEAAFPFYVLNKSAGVRVNIIDVFKFNDEGDVCGMRAFWGESNAEPL, encoded by the coding sequence ATGAGTAAGCAAGATAAAATGGCAGCAGCGCCAGCCGCCTATTTAAAAGCATTAGCCGATCAGGATTTGGAGGCTGTTATGGCGCTTTATTCCGATGATGCCGTGGTAGAGGATCCAGTAGGTAGTGAGCCACATGTCGGTAAGGACGCTGTGCGTGCGTTTTACAAAGGGGTGGTGGAGTTTGAGTTGGACCCGGTATTGACTGGTCAGGTTCGAATTTCCGCCAATGAGGCGGCATTTCCTTTTTATGTGCTGAATAAATCAGCCGGTGTGCGGGTTAATATTATCGACGTGTTTAAGTTTAATGATGAGGGTGACGTGTGTGGCATGCGCGCTTTTTGGGGTGAGAGCAACGCAGAACCATTATAA